Proteins encoded together in one Bactrocera neohumeralis isolate Rockhampton chromosome 4, APGP_CSIRO_Bneo_wtdbg2-racon-allhic-juicebox.fasta_v2, whole genome shotgun sequence window:
- the LOC126755135 gene encoding probable phospholipid-transporting ATPase IA isoform X8, producing the protein MPFSSIRSRLSSYRRQNDDAEVAVVGQHRRREYEGIRGRDDEDLTSTAAAADDTDRRIIFLNRPQIQKFCNNHISTAKYSFISFLPSFLFEQFRRYSNCFFLLIALLQQIPDVSPTGRYTTLVPLIFILSVSGIKEIVEDIKRHRADNEINHRMVEVLRDGAWTSVRWRDLGVGDIVKIPNNIFFPADILLLSSSEPQAMCFIETANLDGETNLKIRQGVPATAKCLETKDLLQLDGTVECELPNRHLYEFNGVLKENNKPTVALGPDQILQRGAVLRNTAWIFGVVVYTGHDTKLMKNSTSAPLKRSTVDTVTNTQILMLFVILVVLSLTSAILNFFWTRDYAKMFWYLGISEDIKSKNVGYNLLTFFILYNNLIPISLQVTLELVRFLQAIFINFDIHMYYAETDTPAMARTSNLNEELGMVKYIFSDKTGTLTRNVMVFKKCSVARYMYEPANSPEDSTIVQNLLGNHNTAPIIKEFLTLLAVCHTVIPEKFDDGSIIYHAASPDERAIIEGARMFGYIFESRTPHYVEINALGTIERYEILNVLEFTSTRKRMSVIVRAPTGEIKLYCKGADTVIYERLSPDGQMYRDATLHHLEEFASEGLRTLCCAVSVIPEDVYNEWKETYHKASTALQYRERKVEDASNLIENNLILLGATAIEDKLQEGVPETIASLLEAGIYIWVLTGDKQETAINIGYSCKLISHSMDIIILNEGSLDATRDIIHRHVDELKSTDMKECNVALVIDGQTLKYALSCDLKQEFLELCLVCRVVICCRVSPMQKAEIVESVTQSTGAVTLAIGDGANDVAMIQKSHVGVGISGVEGLQAACASDYSIAQFRYLKRLLLVHGAWNYSRITKLILYSFYKNVCLYVIELWFAIYSGWSGQILFERWTIGLYNVMFTALPPFALGLFDKVCSAETMLKYPQLYKPSQDAKLFNVKVFWVWIFNALSHSVSLFWLPMLMTTMSVWPDGKTSDYLFLGNIVYTYVVVTVCLKAGLITNSWTWMTHASIWGSIAMWFVFMVIYSNFWPTIMLAPIFLGMDRMVFSTVVFWLGLLLIPITTLLPDILFTIVHNTVFKSLTEAVRESEIRRYDPENVIRESKTSLAVTGTSWRRITSVEAFRRRPNHEITQAQQQQQTAEHLQVHNYRNKNGSANNKASTNRSSIITVENLETDDEQQWKRGDAPLSATTTMTTLHI; encoded by the exons ACGATGAGGACCTCACTTCAACAGCGGCTGCGGCCGATGATACGGATAGacgaataatatttttgaatcgaCCGCAAATACAGAAGTTTTGCAACAATCACATATCAACTGCGAAATATAG TTTTATAAGCTTTTTACCATCGTTCCTTTTTGAACAATTTAGACGatattcaaattgttttttcctATTAATTGCATTATTACAACAAATTCCTGATGTCTCACCGACGGGTCGCTACACAACACTGGTAccgttaatatttattttatctgtGAGCGGTATCAAAGAGATCGTCGAAGACATT AAACGTCATCGTGCGGATAATGAAATCAATCATCGTATGGTGGAGGTGTTACGCGATGGCGCTTGGACTTCGGTGCGATGGCGAGATTTGGGTGTTGGCGATATTGTAAAAATACCCAATAATATATTCTTTCCCGCTgatatattgttgttgtcgtcgaG TGAACCGCAAGCGATGTGCTTCATCGAAACAGCAAATTTAGATGGTGAAACCAATCTAAAGATACGACAGGGTGTGCCAGCGACTGCGAAATGCCTGGAAACTAAGGATCTGCTGCAGCTGGACGGCACCGTGGAATGCGAGCTGCCAAATCGACATTTGTACGAATTCAATGGCGTACTCAAGGAGAATAATAAGCC CACCGTTGCTCTCGGTCCCGATCAGATATTGCAGCGCGGCGCCGTTTTACGCAACACCGCTTGGATATTCGGCGTTGTCGTCTACACCGGACACGACACGAAACTTATGAAAAACTCTACCTCAGCGCCATTAAAACGCTCAACCGTCGACACAGTCACGAATACACAGATATTGATGCTTTTTGTTATATTGGTCGTTTTATCGTTGACCAGTGCGATATTGAACTTTTTCTGGACGCGCGACTATGCGAAAATGTTTTGGTACTTGGGCATAAGTG agGACATCAAAAGTAAAAACGTTGGCTATAATTTGTTGACTTTCTTTATTCTCTACAATAATCTTATACCGATATCTTTACAAGTGACTTTGGAGTTAGTACGTTTTTTACAA GCCATTTTCATAAACTTCGATATACACATGTACTATGCGGAGACCGATACGCCGGCCATGGCGCGCACTTCGAATCTCAACGAGGAACTGGGCATGGTGAAGTATATATTCTCCGACAAGACCGGCACACTAACGCGCAATGTGATGGTGTTCAAAAAGTGTTCGGTGGCGCGTTATATGTACGAACCAGCAAATTCACCGGAGGACTCGACGATTGTGCAG AACTTACTCGGTAATCACAACACGGCGCCCATCATCAAAGAATTCCTCACACTGCTCGCCGTTTGTCACACGGTCATACCGGAAAAATTCGATGACGGCTCCATTATCTATCACGCCGCCAGTCCCGATGAGCGCGCCATCATCGAGGGTGCGCGCATGTTCGGCTACATCTTCGAATCGCGCACACCACACTATGTGGAGATCAATGCGCTCGGCACCATCGAACGCTACGAGATACTCAATGTGCTCGAATTCACTTCGACGCGCAAGCGCATGTCGGTCATAGTGCGTGCACCAACCGGTGAGATTAAACTGTATTGTAAAGGTGCCGATACGGTGATCTATGAGCGTCTCTCACCCGATGGTCAAATGTATCGTGATGCCACTTTGcatcatttggaagaattcgctTCGGAGGGCTTACGTACCTTGTGCTGTGCCGTTTCGGTGATACCGGAGGATGTATATAACGAGTGGAAGGAGACGTATCACAAGGCGTCGACGGCGTTGCAGTATCGTGAGCGCAAAGTGGAGGATGCCTCCAATTTGATTGAGAACAATCTGATATTATTGGGTGCGACCGCAATTGAAGACAAATTGCAGGAGGGTGTGCCGGAGACGATAGCCTCACTGCTGGAGGCGGGCATTTATATTTGGGTGCTGACGGGCGATAAGCAGGAGACAGCCATCAATATTGGCTACTCGTGCAAACTCATTTCACACTCAATGGATATTATTATACTCAATGAGGGCAGTTTAGAT GCCACACGTGATATTATCCACCGCCATGTGGACGAGCTGAAGAGCACCGACATGAAGGAGTGCAATGTGGCGCTGGTAATTGATGGCCAGACATTGAAGTATGCTCTAAGCTGTGATCTGAAGCAGGAATTTTTGGAACTCTGCTTGGTGTGTCGTGTGGTGATCTGCTGTCGCGTCTCGCCAATGCAAAAGGCGGAG ATCGTCGAATCTGTCACACAATCCACCGGCGCTGTGACACTCGCCATCGGTGATGGCGCCAACGATGTGGCCATGATACAGAAATCTCATGTCGGTGTTGGCATTTCGGGCGTTGAAGGGTTGCAGGCAGCTTGTGCTTCCGACTATTCGATCGCACAATTTCGTTACTTGAAACGTCTGTTGTTGGTGCATGGCGCCTGGAATTATAGTCGCATTACAAAACTGATTCTATACAGTTTCTACAAGAATGTCTGCTTGTATGTGATTGAGCTGTGGTTCGCCATCTACTCGGGTTGGTCGGGTCAAATTCTCTTCGAACGTTGGACGATCGGCTTATATAATGTTATGTTTACCGCTTTGCCGCCATTCGCATTGGGTCTCTTCGATAAAGTTTGCTCCGCCGAAACAATGCTGAAATATCCGCAATTGTATAAACCATCACAGGATGCGAAGCTCTTCAATGTCAAAGTGTTTTGGGTGTGGATATTCAATGCGCTTTCGCATTCGGTATCGCTCTTCTGGCTGCCGATGCTGATGACGACGATGTCCGTGTGGCCGGATGGCAAAACAAGTGATTACCTCTTCTTGGGCAATATTGTGTACACG TATGTCGTTGTAACGGTTTGCTTAAAGGCCGGCCTTATCACCAACTCATGGACCTGGATGACACACGCCTCCATTTGGGGCTCAATTGCCATGTGGTTCGTATTCATGGTGATCTATAGCAACTTCTGGCCCACCATAATGCTGGCGCCCATCTTTTTGGGCATGGATCGTATGGTGTTTTCGACAGTCGTTTTCTGGCTGGGTCTCTTGCTCATACCCATAACGACGCTTTTGCCCGATATTCTATTCACAAT CGTGCATAATACGGTATTCAAGTCACTCACGGAGGCCGTACGTGAGTCCGAGATACGGCGTTACGATCCGGAGAATGTGATACGAGAATCGAAAACATC CTTGGCGGTCACCGGCACCTCCTGGCGGCGCATAACCTCCGTCGAGGCGTTTCGGCGCCGTCCAAATCATGAAATAAcacaagcgcaacaacaacaacaaactgctGAACATTTACAGGTGCATAACTATCGAAATAAAAATGGCAGTGCCAACAACAAAGCGTCGACGAATCGCAGCTCCATAATTACAGTGGAAAACTTGGAAACGGACGATGAGCAGCAATGGAAGCGCGGCGATGCACCGCTTTCCGCAACGACGACAATGACAACATTACATATTTAA
- the LOC126755135 gene encoding probable phospholipid-transporting ATPase IA isoform X9 — protein sequence MSFRNVYRALRMRLSNDEDLTSTAAAADDTDRRIIFLNRPQIQKFCNNHISTAKYSFISFLPSFLFEQFRRYSNCFFLLIALLQQIPDVSPTGRYTTLVPLIFILSVSGIKEIVEDIKRHRADNEINHRMVEVLRDGAWTSVRWRDLGVGDIVKIPNNIFFPADILLLSSSEPQAMCFIETANLDGETNLKIRQGVPATAKCLETKDLLQLDGTVECELPNRHLYEFNGVLKENNKPTVALGPDQILQRGAVLRNTAWIFGVVVYTGHDTKLMKNSTSAPLKRSTVDTVTNTQILMLFVILVVLSLTSAILNFFWTRDYAKMFWYLGISEDIKSKNVGYNLLTFFILYNNLIPISLQVTLELVRFLQAIFINFDIHMYYAETDTPAMARTSNLNEELGMVKYIFSDKTGTLTRNVMVFKKCSVARYMYEPANSPEDSTIVQNLLGNHNTAPIIKEFLTLLAVCHTVIPEKFDDGSIIYHAASPDERAIIEGARMFGYIFESRTPHYVEINALGTIERYEILNVLEFTSTRKRMSVIVRAPTGEIKLYCKGADTVIYERLSPDGQMYRDATLHHLEEFASEGLRTLCCAVSVIPEDVYNEWKETYHKASTALQYRERKVEDASNLIENNLILLGATAIEDKLQEGVPETIASLLEAGIYIWVLTGDKQETAINIGYSCKLISHSMDIIILNEGSLDATRDIIHRHVDELKSTDMKECNVALVIDGQTLKYALSCDLKQEFLELCLVCRVVICCRVSPMQKAEIVESVTQSTGAVTLAIGDGANDVAMIQKSHVGVGISGVEGLQAACASDYSIAQFRYLKRLLLVHGAWNYSRITKLILYSFYKNVCLYVIELWFAIYSGWSGQILFERWTIGLYNVMFTALPPFALGLFDKVCSAETMLKYPQLYKPSQDAKLFNVKVFWVWIFNALSHSVSLFWLPMLMTTMSVWPDGKTSDYLFLGNIVYTYVVVTVCLKAGLITNSWTWMTHASIWGSIAMWFVFMVIYSNFWPTIMLAPIFLGMDRMVFSTVVFWLGLLLIPITTLLPDILFTIVHNTVFKSLTEAVRESEIRRYDPENVIRESKTSLAVTGTSWRRITSVEAFRRRPNHEITQAQQQQQTAEHLQVHNYRNKNGSANNKASTNRSSIITVENLETDDEQQWKRGDAPLSATTTMTTLHI from the exons ACGATGAGGACCTCACTTCAACAGCGGCTGCGGCCGATGATACGGATAGacgaataatatttttgaatcgaCCGCAAATACAGAAGTTTTGCAACAATCACATATCAACTGCGAAATATAG TTTTATAAGCTTTTTACCATCGTTCCTTTTTGAACAATTTAGACGatattcaaattgttttttcctATTAATTGCATTATTACAACAAATTCCTGATGTCTCACCGACGGGTCGCTACACAACACTGGTAccgttaatatttattttatctgtGAGCGGTATCAAAGAGATCGTCGAAGACATT AAACGTCATCGTGCGGATAATGAAATCAATCATCGTATGGTGGAGGTGTTACGCGATGGCGCTTGGACTTCGGTGCGATGGCGAGATTTGGGTGTTGGCGATATTGTAAAAATACCCAATAATATATTCTTTCCCGCTgatatattgttgttgtcgtcgaG TGAACCGCAAGCGATGTGCTTCATCGAAACAGCAAATTTAGATGGTGAAACCAATCTAAAGATACGACAGGGTGTGCCAGCGACTGCGAAATGCCTGGAAACTAAGGATCTGCTGCAGCTGGACGGCACCGTGGAATGCGAGCTGCCAAATCGACATTTGTACGAATTCAATGGCGTACTCAAGGAGAATAATAAGCC CACCGTTGCTCTCGGTCCCGATCAGATATTGCAGCGCGGCGCCGTTTTACGCAACACCGCTTGGATATTCGGCGTTGTCGTCTACACCGGACACGACACGAAACTTATGAAAAACTCTACCTCAGCGCCATTAAAACGCTCAACCGTCGACACAGTCACGAATACACAGATATTGATGCTTTTTGTTATATTGGTCGTTTTATCGTTGACCAGTGCGATATTGAACTTTTTCTGGACGCGCGACTATGCGAAAATGTTTTGGTACTTGGGCATAAGTG agGACATCAAAAGTAAAAACGTTGGCTATAATTTGTTGACTTTCTTTATTCTCTACAATAATCTTATACCGATATCTTTACAAGTGACTTTGGAGTTAGTACGTTTTTTACAA GCCATTTTCATAAACTTCGATATACACATGTACTATGCGGAGACCGATACGCCGGCCATGGCGCGCACTTCGAATCTCAACGAGGAACTGGGCATGGTGAAGTATATATTCTCCGACAAGACCGGCACACTAACGCGCAATGTGATGGTGTTCAAAAAGTGTTCGGTGGCGCGTTATATGTACGAACCAGCAAATTCACCGGAGGACTCGACGATTGTGCAG AACTTACTCGGTAATCACAACACGGCGCCCATCATCAAAGAATTCCTCACACTGCTCGCCGTTTGTCACACGGTCATACCGGAAAAATTCGATGACGGCTCCATTATCTATCACGCCGCCAGTCCCGATGAGCGCGCCATCATCGAGGGTGCGCGCATGTTCGGCTACATCTTCGAATCGCGCACACCACACTATGTGGAGATCAATGCGCTCGGCACCATCGAACGCTACGAGATACTCAATGTGCTCGAATTCACTTCGACGCGCAAGCGCATGTCGGTCATAGTGCGTGCACCAACCGGTGAGATTAAACTGTATTGTAAAGGTGCCGATACGGTGATCTATGAGCGTCTCTCACCCGATGGTCAAATGTATCGTGATGCCACTTTGcatcatttggaagaattcgctTCGGAGGGCTTACGTACCTTGTGCTGTGCCGTTTCGGTGATACCGGAGGATGTATATAACGAGTGGAAGGAGACGTATCACAAGGCGTCGACGGCGTTGCAGTATCGTGAGCGCAAAGTGGAGGATGCCTCCAATTTGATTGAGAACAATCTGATATTATTGGGTGCGACCGCAATTGAAGACAAATTGCAGGAGGGTGTGCCGGAGACGATAGCCTCACTGCTGGAGGCGGGCATTTATATTTGGGTGCTGACGGGCGATAAGCAGGAGACAGCCATCAATATTGGCTACTCGTGCAAACTCATTTCACACTCAATGGATATTATTATACTCAATGAGGGCAGTTTAGAT GCCACACGTGATATTATCCACCGCCATGTGGACGAGCTGAAGAGCACCGACATGAAGGAGTGCAATGTGGCGCTGGTAATTGATGGCCAGACATTGAAGTATGCTCTAAGCTGTGATCTGAAGCAGGAATTTTTGGAACTCTGCTTGGTGTGTCGTGTGGTGATCTGCTGTCGCGTCTCGCCAATGCAAAAGGCGGAG ATCGTCGAATCTGTCACACAATCCACCGGCGCTGTGACACTCGCCATCGGTGATGGCGCCAACGATGTGGCCATGATACAGAAATCTCATGTCGGTGTTGGCATTTCGGGCGTTGAAGGGTTGCAGGCAGCTTGTGCTTCCGACTATTCGATCGCACAATTTCGTTACTTGAAACGTCTGTTGTTGGTGCATGGCGCCTGGAATTATAGTCGCATTACAAAACTGATTCTATACAGTTTCTACAAGAATGTCTGCTTGTATGTGATTGAGCTGTGGTTCGCCATCTACTCGGGTTGGTCGGGTCAAATTCTCTTCGAACGTTGGACGATCGGCTTATATAATGTTATGTTTACCGCTTTGCCGCCATTCGCATTGGGTCTCTTCGATAAAGTTTGCTCCGCCGAAACAATGCTGAAATATCCGCAATTGTATAAACCATCACAGGATGCGAAGCTCTTCAATGTCAAAGTGTTTTGGGTGTGGATATTCAATGCGCTTTCGCATTCGGTATCGCTCTTCTGGCTGCCGATGCTGATGACGACGATGTCCGTGTGGCCGGATGGCAAAACAAGTGATTACCTCTTCTTGGGCAATATTGTGTACACG TATGTCGTTGTAACGGTTTGCTTAAAGGCCGGCCTTATCACCAACTCATGGACCTGGATGACACACGCCTCCATTTGGGGCTCAATTGCCATGTGGTTCGTATTCATGGTGATCTATAGCAACTTCTGGCCCACCATAATGCTGGCGCCCATCTTTTTGGGCATGGATCGTATGGTGTTTTCGACAGTCGTTTTCTGGCTGGGTCTCTTGCTCATACCCATAACGACGCTTTTGCCCGATATTCTATTCACAAT CGTGCATAATACGGTATTCAAGTCACTCACGGAGGCCGTACGTGAGTCCGAGATACGGCGTTACGATCCGGAGAATGTGATACGAGAATCGAAAACATC CTTGGCGGTCACCGGCACCTCCTGGCGGCGCATAACCTCCGTCGAGGCGTTTCGGCGCCGTCCAAATCATGAAATAAcacaagcgcaacaacaacaacaaactgctGAACATTTACAGGTGCATAACTATCGAAATAAAAATGGCAGTGCCAACAACAAAGCGTCGACGAATCGCAGCTCCATAATTACAGTGGAAAACTTGGAAACGGACGATGAGCAGCAATGGAAGCGCGGCGATGCACCGCTTTCCGCAACGACGACAATGACAACATTACATATTTAA
- the LOC126755135 gene encoding probable phospholipid-transporting ATPase IA isoform X7, with protein MPFSSIRSRLSSYRRQNDDAEVAVVGQHRRREYEGIRGRGKSHKNAASESCDDEDLTSTAAAADDTDRRIIFLNRPQIQKFCNNHISTAKYSFISFLPSFLFEQFRRYSNCFFLLIALLQQIPDVSPTGRYTTLVPLIFILSVSGIKEIVEDIKRHRADNEINHRMVEVLRDGAWTSVRWRDLGVGDIVKIPNNIFFPADILLLSSSEPQAMCFIETANLDGETNLKIRQGVPATAKCLETKDLLQLDGTVECELPNRHLYEFNGVLKENNKPTVALGPDQILQRGAVLRNTAWIFGVVVYTGHDTKLMKNSTSAPLKRSTVDTVTNTQILMLFVILVVLSLTSAILNFFWTRDYAKMFWYLGISEDIKSKNVGYNLLTFFILYNNLIPISLQVTLELVRFLQAIFINFDIHMYYAETDTPAMARTSNLNEELGMVKYIFSDKTGTLTRNVMVFKKCSVARYMYEPANSPEDSTIVQNLLGNHNTAPIIKEFLTLLAVCHTVIPEKFDDGSIIYHAASPDERAIIEGARMFGYIFESRTPHYVEINALGTIERYEILNVLEFTSTRKRMSVIVRAPTGEIKLYCKGADTVIYERLSPDGQMYRDATLHHLEEFASEGLRTLCCAVSVIPEDVYNEWKETYHKASTALQYRERKVEDASNLIENNLILLGATAIEDKLQEGVPETIASLLEAGIYIWVLTGDKQETAINIGYSCKLISHSMDIIILNEGSLDATRDIIHRHVDELKSTDMKECNVALVIDGQTLKYALSCDLKQEFLELCLVCRVVICCRVSPMQKAEIVESVTQSTGAVTLAIGDGANDVAMIQKSHVGVGISGVEGLQAACASDYSIAQFRYLKRLLLVHGAWNYSRITKLILYSFYKNVCLYVIELWFAIYSGWSGQILFERWTIGLYNVMFTALPPFALGLFDKVCSAETMLKYPQLYKPSQDAKLFNVKVFWVWIFNALSHSVSLFWLPMLMTTMSVWPDGKTSDYLFLGNIVYTYVVVTVCLKAGLITNSWTWMTHASIWGSIAMWFVFMVIYSNFWPTIMLAPIFLGMDRMVFSTVVFWLGLLLIPITTLLPDILFTIVHNTVFKSLTEAVRESEIRRYDPENVIRESKTSLAVTGTSWRRITSVEAFRRRPNHEITQAQQQQQTAEHLQVHNYRNKNGSANNKASTNRSSIITVENLETDDEQQWKRGDAPLSATTTMTTLHI; from the exons ACGATGAGGACCTCACTTCAACAGCGGCTGCGGCCGATGATACGGATAGacgaataatatttttgaatcgaCCGCAAATACAGAAGTTTTGCAACAATCACATATCAACTGCGAAATATAG TTTTATAAGCTTTTTACCATCGTTCCTTTTTGAACAATTTAGACGatattcaaattgttttttcctATTAATTGCATTATTACAACAAATTCCTGATGTCTCACCGACGGGTCGCTACACAACACTGGTAccgttaatatttattttatctgtGAGCGGTATCAAAGAGATCGTCGAAGACATT AAACGTCATCGTGCGGATAATGAAATCAATCATCGTATGGTGGAGGTGTTACGCGATGGCGCTTGGACTTCGGTGCGATGGCGAGATTTGGGTGTTGGCGATATTGTAAAAATACCCAATAATATATTCTTTCCCGCTgatatattgttgttgtcgtcgaG TGAACCGCAAGCGATGTGCTTCATCGAAACAGCAAATTTAGATGGTGAAACCAATCTAAAGATACGACAGGGTGTGCCAGCGACTGCGAAATGCCTGGAAACTAAGGATCTGCTGCAGCTGGACGGCACCGTGGAATGCGAGCTGCCAAATCGACATTTGTACGAATTCAATGGCGTACTCAAGGAGAATAATAAGCC CACCGTTGCTCTCGGTCCCGATCAGATATTGCAGCGCGGCGCCGTTTTACGCAACACCGCTTGGATATTCGGCGTTGTCGTCTACACCGGACACGACACGAAACTTATGAAAAACTCTACCTCAGCGCCATTAAAACGCTCAACCGTCGACACAGTCACGAATACACAGATATTGATGCTTTTTGTTATATTGGTCGTTTTATCGTTGACCAGTGCGATATTGAACTTTTTCTGGACGCGCGACTATGCGAAAATGTTTTGGTACTTGGGCATAAGTG agGACATCAAAAGTAAAAACGTTGGCTATAATTTGTTGACTTTCTTTATTCTCTACAATAATCTTATACCGATATCTTTACAAGTGACTTTGGAGTTAGTACGTTTTTTACAA GCCATTTTCATAAACTTCGATATACACATGTACTATGCGGAGACCGATACGCCGGCCATGGCGCGCACTTCGAATCTCAACGAGGAACTGGGCATGGTGAAGTATATATTCTCCGACAAGACCGGCACACTAACGCGCAATGTGATGGTGTTCAAAAAGTGTTCGGTGGCGCGTTATATGTACGAACCAGCAAATTCACCGGAGGACTCGACGATTGTGCAG AACTTACTCGGTAATCACAACACGGCGCCCATCATCAAAGAATTCCTCACACTGCTCGCCGTTTGTCACACGGTCATACCGGAAAAATTCGATGACGGCTCCATTATCTATCACGCCGCCAGTCCCGATGAGCGCGCCATCATCGAGGGTGCGCGCATGTTCGGCTACATCTTCGAATCGCGCACACCACACTATGTGGAGATCAATGCGCTCGGCACCATCGAACGCTACGAGATACTCAATGTGCTCGAATTCACTTCGACGCGCAAGCGCATGTCGGTCATAGTGCGTGCACCAACCGGTGAGATTAAACTGTATTGTAAAGGTGCCGATACGGTGATCTATGAGCGTCTCTCACCCGATGGTCAAATGTATCGTGATGCCACTTTGcatcatttggaagaattcgctTCGGAGGGCTTACGTACCTTGTGCTGTGCCGTTTCGGTGATACCGGAGGATGTATATAACGAGTGGAAGGAGACGTATCACAAGGCGTCGACGGCGTTGCAGTATCGTGAGCGCAAAGTGGAGGATGCCTCCAATTTGATTGAGAACAATCTGATATTATTGGGTGCGACCGCAATTGAAGACAAATTGCAGGAGGGTGTGCCGGAGACGATAGCCTCACTGCTGGAGGCGGGCATTTATATTTGGGTGCTGACGGGCGATAAGCAGGAGACAGCCATCAATATTGGCTACTCGTGCAAACTCATTTCACACTCAATGGATATTATTATACTCAATGAGGGCAGTTTAGAT GCCACACGTGATATTATCCACCGCCATGTGGACGAGCTGAAGAGCACCGACATGAAGGAGTGCAATGTGGCGCTGGTAATTGATGGCCAGACATTGAAGTATGCTCTAAGCTGTGATCTGAAGCAGGAATTTTTGGAACTCTGCTTGGTGTGTCGTGTGGTGATCTGCTGTCGCGTCTCGCCAATGCAAAAGGCGGAG ATCGTCGAATCTGTCACACAATCCACCGGCGCTGTGACACTCGCCATCGGTGATGGCGCCAACGATGTGGCCATGATACAGAAATCTCATGTCGGTGTTGGCATTTCGGGCGTTGAAGGGTTGCAGGCAGCTTGTGCTTCCGACTATTCGATCGCACAATTTCGTTACTTGAAACGTCTGTTGTTGGTGCATGGCGCCTGGAATTATAGTCGCATTACAAAACTGATTCTATACAGTTTCTACAAGAATGTCTGCTTGTATGTGATTGAGCTGTGGTTCGCCATCTACTCGGGTTGGTCGGGTCAAATTCTCTTCGAACGTTGGACGATCGGCTTATATAATGTTATGTTTACCGCTTTGCCGCCATTCGCATTGGGTCTCTTCGATAAAGTTTGCTCCGCCGAAACAATGCTGAAATATCCGCAATTGTATAAACCATCACAGGATGCGAAGCTCTTCAATGTCAAAGTGTTTTGGGTGTGGATATTCAATGCGCTTTCGCATTCGGTATCGCTCTTCTGGCTGCCGATGCTGATGACGACGATGTCCGTGTGGCCGGATGGCAAAACAAGTGATTACCTCTTCTTGGGCAATATTGTGTACACG TATGTCGTTGTAACGGTTTGCTTAAAGGCCGGCCTTATCACCAACTCATGGACCTGGATGACACACGCCTCCATTTGGGGCTCAATTGCCATGTGGTTCGTATTCATGGTGATCTATAGCAACTTCTGGCCCACCATAATGCTGGCGCCCATCTTTTTGGGCATGGATCGTATGGTGTTTTCGACAGTCGTTTTCTGGCTGGGTCTCTTGCTCATACCCATAACGACGCTTTTGCCCGATATTCTATTCACAAT CGTGCATAATACGGTATTCAAGTCACTCACGGAGGCCGTACGTGAGTCCGAGATACGGCGTTACGATCCGGAGAATGTGATACGAGAATCGAAAACATC CTTGGCGGTCACCGGCACCTCCTGGCGGCGCATAACCTCCGTCGAGGCGTTTCGGCGCCGTCCAAATCATGAAATAAcacaagcgcaacaacaacaacaaactgctGAACATTTACAGGTGCATAACTATCGAAATAAAAATGGCAGTGCCAACAACAAAGCGTCGACGAATCGCAGCTCCATAATTACAGTGGAAAACTTGGAAACGGACGATGAGCAGCAATGGAAGCGCGGCGATGCACCGCTTTCCGCAACGACGACAATGACAACATTACATATTTAA